A region from the Triticum urartu cultivar G1812 chromosome 1, Tu2.1, whole genome shotgun sequence genome encodes:
- the LOC125514511 gene encoding UDP-glycosyltransferase 91C1-like, which translates to MDAGFSTTGPLRIVICPWLAFGHLLPYLELAERLASRGHRVAFVSTPRNLARLPPPASPCNVDLVPLPLPRVDGLPEGAESTNDVPDEKRELHWKAFDGLAAPFADFLAAACADDGRRPHWIIADCFHHWAAAAALDHKVPCAVLLPTAAMLAAAPRQQPLESEPVEAAAASVLGQAAAAVRLAVPRYERDDVAPSYADDCASGMSIAQRWFLAKERCTVLAIRSCVEWEPETFPLVEALLGKPVVPLGLLPPSADGGRRRAAGSSEDHVTLRWLEEQPPDSVVYIALGSEVPLSVEQVHELALGLELAGTRFLWALRKPAGAVLDNDDALPPGFQDRTRGHGVVTMGWVPQISILAHAAVGAFLTHCGRNSLIEGLLFGHPLVMLPIFGDQGPNARQMEAKKVGLQVARDDDDGSFDRHGVAAAVRTVMLDGEARRGFVAGALKMQAIVADKERHERYIDEFVQQLRSYLPTDDLTTATPNSS; encoded by the coding sequence ATGGACGCCGGGTTCTCAACTACCGGGCCGCTTCGTATCGTGATCTGCCCGTGGCTGGCGTTCGGCCATCTGCTCCCGTACCTGGAGCTCGCGGAGCGCCTGGCGTCGCGCGGCCACCGCGTGGCTTTCGTCTCCACGCCGCGCAACCTCGCTCGCCTCCCGCCGCCCGCGTCGCCGTGCAACGTTGACCTCGTCCCGCTGCCGCTGCCGCGCGTCGACGGCCTCCCCGAGGGCGCCGAGTCCACCAACGACGTCCCCGACGAGAAGCGGGAGCTCCACTGGAAGGCCTTCGACGGCCTCGCCGCGCCCTTCGCGGACTTCCTTGCCGCCGCGTGCGCGGACGACGGCAGGAGGCCGCACTGGATCATCGCCGACTGCTTCCACCActgggccgccgccgccgccctcgaccacAAGGTGCCATGCGCGGTGCTCCTGCCGACGGCCGCTATGCTCGCTGCCGCGCCCCGCCAGCAACCGTTGGAGTCGGAGCCCGTCGAGGCCGCCGCTGCCTCCGTGCTTGGACAGGCGGCCGCGGCCGtgcgcctcgccgtgccccgttACGAGCGGGACGACGTGGCACCGTCTTACGCCGACGACTGCGCGTCGGGTATGTCCATCGCCCAGCGCTGGTTCTTGGCGAAAGAGAGGTGCACGGTCCTGGCCATCCGGAGCTGCGTGGAGTGGGAGCCCGAGACCTTCCCGCTGGTGGAGGCACTCCTCGGCAAGCCGGTCGTGCCCCTGGGCCTCCTGCCGCCGTCGGCCGACGGCGGCAGGCGCCGCGCGGCCGGATCGTCAGAGGACCACGTCACGCTACGCTGGCTAGAAGAGCAGCCGCCCGACTCCGTCGTGTACATCGCGCTGGGGAGCGAGGTGCCGCTGAGCGTTGAGCAGGTGCACGAGCTGGCCCTGGGGCTGGAGCTCGCCGGGACACGCTTCCTCTGGGCTCTGCGGAAGCCCGCCGGCGCCGTCCTCGACAACGACGACGCCCTGCCCCCCGGTTTCCAGGACCGCACCCGCGGCCATGGGGTGGTGACCATGGGATGGGTGCCCCAGATCAGCATCCTGGCGCACGCCGCCGTGGGCGCGTTCCTGACGCACTGCGGCCGGAACTCGCTCATCGAAGGGCTTCTGTTCGGGCACCCTCTCGTCATGCTGCCCATCTTCGGGGACCAGGGCCCGAATGCCCGCCAAATGGAGGCGAAGAAGGTAGGGTTGCAGGTGGCGAGGGACGACGACGACGGGTCGTTCGACCGCCATGGCGTTGCGGCCGCGGTCCGGACCGTCATGCTGGACGGAGAAGCCAGGAGGGGATTTGTGGCGGGTGCCCTCAAGATGCAGGCGATCGTGGCCGACAAGGAACGCCATGAGAGATACATCGACGAATTTGTTCAACAACTCAGATCGTATCTGCCAACTGACGATCTCACTACTGCCACCCCCAACTCCAGCTGA
- the LOC125514602 gene encoding protein SRC2-like, protein MAYRVLEVTLISAKDLKKVTMFSKMRVYAVVSISGGDPRTPTHRTHSDRHGGRNPMWHAPLRFPIPTAADPRGLALHVLLRAERSFGDRDVGEVVVPVQDLVAVAPPAGEHRHLSYQVRSPMSGRKRGVLHISYSLSDAPAPTAAAPGDAQYMQTNAAAKAGADPVTAYPPYHHQQHAVPPYGYNPPYGYAGASYGYGPAAAAPYGYGAPSAAAARQDGGVGMGSGFGMGLLGAAVGGMMMGLGDGVGEIIADSDMSMDGCF, encoded by the coding sequence ATGGCGTACCGGGTGCTGGAGGTGACGCTGATCTCGGCCAAGGACCTGAAGAAGGTGACGATGTTCTCCAAGATGCGCGTGTACGCGGTGGTGTCCATCTCCGGCGGCGACCCGAGGACGCCGACGCACAGGACGCACTCGGACCGGCACGGCGGCCGGAACCCCATGTGGCACGCGCCGCTGCGGTTCCCCATCCCGACCGCCGCCGACCCGCGGGGGCTGGCGCTGCACGTGCTCCTCCGCGCCGAGCGCTCCTTCGGTGACCGCGACGTCGGCGAGGTGGTGGTGCCGGTGCAGGACCTCGTCGCCGTGGCGCCGCCCGCCGGCGAGCATCGGCACCTCAGCTACCAGGTGCGCAGCCCGATGAGCGGCCGGAAGCGCGGCGTGCTCCACATCTCCTACAGCCTCTCCGACGCGCCTGCCCCcacggcggcggcgccgggcgaCGCGCAGTACATGCAGACGAACGCGGCGGCCAAGGCCGGCGCCGACCCGGTGACCGCGTACCCGCCGTACCACCACCAGCAGCACGCCGTGCCGCCGTACGGCTACAATCCGCCGTACGGGTACGCGGGGGCGTCGTACGGCTACGGCCCCGCCGCGGCCGCTCCCTACGGGTACGGCGCGCCGTCCGCCGCGGCGGCCAGGCAAGACGGAGGCGTCGGGATGGGCTCCGGGTTCGGGATGGGGCTCCTCGGCGCGGCGGTCGGCGGGATGATGATGGGCCTCGGCGATGGCGTGGGCGAGATCATCGCCGACTCGGACATGAGCATGGACGGCTGCTTCTGA